Part of the Ammospiza caudacuta isolate bAmmCau1 chromosome 3, bAmmCau1.pri, whole genome shotgun sequence genome, gagcaggctAACCCCTGTGGTTCCCTTCCAGCTACTGGGACTCAGCCTATGACGACGATGTGATGGAGCACCGTGTGGGGCTGAACCTGCTGTATGCACAGGTGAGGGTtggtgtggcacagccaggtgaggacAGACactgtgcaggggctggggggctccgGTCCCAGGCACTCAccagcctctgctgcctgcagacgGTGTCAGACATCGAACACGGGTGGATCCTTGTCAACAAGGAGCAGCACCGGCAGCTGAAGTCCCTGCAGGAGAAGGTCTCCAAGAAGGAGGTAGGACAGGGAACAGTGCCACCACGAccggggcagctctggctctgcaccAGCCCTCTCCTGTGTGGTACCGGGTGGTGTCCTGTTGCTGagcacccctgccctgcctgcagttCATCCGCCTGGCGCAGACCCTCAAGTACTACGGCTATCTCAAGTTCGACCCCTGTGTCACGGATTTCCCTGAGAAGGGCTGCCACGTCGTGGTCAGCGCAGGCAACAACGAGCTCAACTTCCAGGTGCGGCTGCCCAACGAGCAGATCAAGGAGGGCAGCTTCAAGGTCACTCGCATGCGGTGCTGGCGGGTCACATCCTCGGTAAGTGACGCctagggagcagggaggggctggggggacacctCTTCCTAGGAAAGGTGCTGGCTCTGACTCCAGCCTCTGGCCCAGCAGGCCTGGAGAGGGTCTGAGTCATGCCTTGGGGCTGAGGGGATCATTGGTGTGAGGACACTGGAGGGGACCTGACAGTGGCAGAGGACtggtgggcactgggcaggTGTCCCACACTTGGCTCGGTGCTGCCCTCGAGCTGCACtggtgtctggggagctgctccttcccctctggAGGCTCCCAGCCTTggtgtgtgtccctgcaggtgcccaTGAACAATGGCCCTTCggggagcagcccaggcaaGTCCGAGGTGAAGCTGGAGCTGGCTTTTGAGTACCTGATGAGCAAGGACCGGCTGCAGTGGGTCACCATCACCAGCCCACAGGTAGAGCTGCCTGCATGGCGGGCTGGGGGTGGCTGtcaggggaagggctgggccCTGCACAGGGTGTGGGAAGGCTGTGGGGTGCACAGAGCCCTGTGACACTTCTCCCTTGCAGGCCATCATGCTGAGCATCTGCTTGCAGTCCATGGTGGATGAGCTGATGGTGAAAAAATCTGGAGGCAGCATCCGCAAggtgagggctggggctggatgaTGGCTCTGGAGAGGgatcccagcctggccctgtgACTTCCTAGGGCCTGGGCTGGGTCCTGAGCGCTCCCCTCGGGATGGGGCCAGCATCCCAGGGCTGGTTATAAGCCCAGGGCTGACGCTGGGCGCTgtggctgagctgagctgctctgcagatgtTCCGGCGGCGGGTGAACGGGGCCCTGCGGCGCTCGGACAGCCAGCAAGCCGTGAAGTCACCCCCGCTGCTGGTGAGTGCgaccctgcagccctgggtgagGGACACGGGCAATCACAGGCTCTGACGGGTTGTGAATCAGAACTCATTGCCTCCAGAGGAGGCACtgccccggggcagggctggggcacgTCCAGAGGACAGCAGGGCGGTGGTGCCCTGCTTCCAGAGCCCTGCGAAGGGAAAGAGGTCCTGCAGCGAGCCAGACTCCCTGGGGACGGAGGGGGCAGGTGGAAGGAGGGGTGGGTGTTGTGTCCCATGACCCTGTGCCGCCCAACTGTGCTGCCCTCACAGGACTCGCCTGACGCCTCCTGGGAGCCCATGGCCAAACTCTCGGTGAGTTGTGTGTGGGTGCACCAGACACCTCAGGCTAAGCAGGTAGGGGAGCTAGGGCTGTCCTCCCTAACATCTGCCTTCTCCACAGAGCAAGCTCACTTCTGTCAGCCTGCGTGGGATCAGCCACTCCAGCTCTGCTAACGACGTGGGCGCTAACGACTTCCACGGCAATTACGCCTTTGAGGGCATTGGCGATGAGGATCTGTAGTGCcccctgcccaggacagccccGGCCTGAGCGAGGGCCTTCGCTGAGGAATGTACGACCTGCAGCCAGGTTGCAATCGACGTGCCTCTCACCTGCTCCATccacctttccctgctccccggGGCTGGGAGCTCCCCCCAGCCCGCCACTGCCTTGGGGCGGGGGCAGCTGAACTCCTCCCgctgctggctccagctgggagagggCTCGTTTGACCTGAACAGTTGGCCcgggcagagccctggagctgcagtgcagggcccggcccggcctgggggcagagctgctcctgtcccagctgggaaggcctggcccagcctgggggcagagccaggcaggctcCATAATGCCAAATTAGCATTTAGGTTCGTGCTCCGAGGCAGAGTGCAGTAAGCTGTCTCGGGGGCTCCGCGCAGAGTCCCCTCTAACCCGCTCATAGACGCCAGCATAATCTAGGCTTGTAACCACGTATCTCCTGCTGCTCCGCCCGACAGAGCATTAATGGACAGTAACTGATGTTTACACACTGCAACAATGATTAAAACGGATCCTGATTGGTACCAGGCTGTCTGTTGGGGGGTGGCTGCTGTCCCTCCCCTCTCCGTGCCAGCCCCGTGCAGTCCTCAGTAGCAGAACAAGGCCCCCAGGGTGAAGAGCAGATAACAAAACCGACTGTTTAATGCTTTTATACACAATATAAATTACACCGACCATCACGGCGACCGCCATGGAACCAGTCCTgttcccccctccccccttGTCCCCAAACGCCGGCAGAGGAAGGCTCCGGCAGGCAGAATCAGGCAGCTGGGGTGGCTGGAGACGTGGCCGTGCTGCCACACGGGCAGGGCTCAGAGCCGCCGGTCGTCACTtcaccctgcccaggcaggacGGGGCTGCCGAGGCCCAGTGTGCCTCTGGGCCTGCTGTaaggcagccctgagccccctggaGGTGCCCGCCTGTCCTCCCTcccccagggagggcaggcaCCCCGGGCCCCTGCCGGGCTAAGTGCTGTCTCAGGGCAGGGCCGTGCCCACGGCTGGGGGGGCCAGGAGGGCTTTGGCATTGCGTGGGTTCACCCAGCTCTCGGCCGTGTGGCCGTGGATCTTCTGGTGGCGCTTGTAGTTGTCCCAGTGCCCGGTGGTGTAGGAGCAGTCCCGGCACTGGAAGGGCTTCTCGCCCGTGTGCCGCAGCATGTGCCGCTTCAGGTTCATGCTCTGGTTGCAGCTGTagctgcagaggctgcactGGAAGGGCTTGTCGCCTGAGTGGATGCGCCCGTGACGCTTGAGGTTGGCCAGGTTGCCGCAGGCGTAGTCGCAGAGCTGGCACTTGTAGGGCTTCTCGCCTGTGTGCACGCGCTGGTGCCGCTTCAGGTTGTCCAGGTGGGCGGAGGCGTAGGGGCAGAGCGGGCAGGCGAAGGGCTTCTCCCCGCTGTGCGTCTTCATGTGCCGCGCCAGGTGGTTGGGGTAGTGCGTGACGAaggggcacaggctgcaggcgAAGCCCTTGTCCCCGGCGCCCTTGCGGGGGCTGGCACCCGGCTCGGTGCCCAGCACCGCCAGGCTGCAGCGCCCGCACACCTGCTCGGCCAGGCCCTCGTCCTGCGCGAAGCCGTCGTCCAGCACCAGCCCGCACATGCGGCACGTGAAGGGGAAGAGCAGCtcgggcagcgcggccgcctCCTCGCCCCGcagccgggcacagccgggcagGAAGGGGCCGCTGCCGCTGCCCACGTGCAggctcagctctggcagcagcgGCTCTGCAGGACAAAGAGATGGGGCTGTGAGCTGGGTGGCACAGTGCCAGCGAGGACTGGCTCTATGAGCCACAGCGCCAGTGAGGACTGGCTGTGTGACGAGCCCCAGTGCCAGCGAGGACAGGCTCAGTGACGAGCCTCAGTGCTCCGGTGAGCCTGGCAGTAACATGACTTTGGGTCAGCAGCAGGATCCGTGCCCTGcaccagccccagagcccccacGGTAGCTCTCCCACATCCCCACACCCTCCCACCTTTACCTGGGTCCTTGTCCCGCCGGTGCGGCCCCTCGCCCTCGGGCAGGCGGTGGCTGAGCATGTGCCGCTTCAGGTTGCGGCTCTGGTTGCAGCGGTAGTCGCAGGCGGCGCACTGGAAGGGCTTGTCCTGGCTGTGGACGCGCTCGTGGCGTTTGAGGttgcccaggctgctgcaggcgAAGCTGCAGCCCGTGCAGCGGTACGGCTTCTCGCCGGTGTGCGTGCGCAGGTGCCGCGTCAGGTTCACCAGCTGGGCGGAGGCGTAGGCGCACTGCGGGCAGGCGAAGGGCTTCTCCCCGTTGTGTGTCTTCATGTGGCGCTTGAGGTGGCTGGAGTAGTGCGAGGCgaaggggcagagctggcaggagtaGACGATGCGCTGGCTGCGGCTGCCCTCGGCgccggcgcactgcaggcagctctggcccaggctggcagccagCTGCAGCCCGCACTGGCGGCAGGGCAGCGCCGCGGGGCCCGGCTCGCCGCCCTCCTCGGGGTCGCTCTCCACGCTCAGCTGCTGGTACCCGGACGAGCAGTCGTCGTCGCTCAGGGCGTACGCTGGGATGGCGATCTTCCCCACCAGGGTGTCTGCTGAGAACACGGTGGGCACAGGGCGGCGTCAGCCCGGCTGGCCGGGGCACTGCCCCTGTGCCTGCGCCCCC contains:
- the ZNF513 gene encoding zinc finger protein 513 isoform X1, with the translated sequence MPRRKQSHPQPVKADTLVGKIAIPAYALSDDDCSSGYQQLSVESDPEEGGEPGPAALPCRQCGLQLAASLGQSCLQCAGAEGSRSQRIVYSCQLCPFASHYSSHLKRHMKTHNGEKPFACPQCAYASAQLVNLTRHLRTHTGEKPYRCTGCSFACSSLGNLKRHERVHSQDKPFQCAACDYRCNQSRNLKRHMLSHRLPEGEGPHRRDKDPEPLLPELSLHVGSGSGPFLPGCARLRGEEAAALPELLFPFTCRMCGLVLDDGFAQDEGLAEQVCGRCSLAVLGTEPGASPRKGAGDKGFACSLCPFVTHYPNHLARHMKTHSGEKPFACPLCPYASAHLDNLKRHQRVHTGEKPYKCQLCDYACGNLANLKRHGRIHSGDKPFQCSLCSYSCNQSMNLKRHMLRHTGEKPFQCRDCSYTTGHWDNYKRHQKIHGHTAESWVNPRNAKALLAPPAVGTALP
- the SNX17 gene encoding sorting nexin-17 produces the protein MHFSIPETETRAGDGGAPAYVAYNIHVNGVLHCRVRYSQLLGLHEQLRKEYGANVVPAFPPKKIFTLTPAEVEQRREQLEKYMQAVRQDPTLGGSETFNSFLRKAQQETQQIPTEEVLLEVLLSNGQKVKVTILTSDQTEDVLEAVASKLDLPDDLVGYFSLFLVRETKDGAFSFVRKLQEFELPYVSVTSLHNPEFQIILRKSYWDSAYDDDVMEHRVGLNLLYAQTVSDIEHGWILVNKEQHRQLKSLQEKVSKKEFIRLAQTLKYYGYLKFDPCVTDFPEKGCHVVVSAGNNELNFQVRLPNEQIKEGSFKVTRMRCWRVTSSVPMNNGPSGSSPGKSEVKLELAFEYLMSKDRLQWVTITSPQAIMLSICLQSMVDELMVKKSGGSIRKMFRRRVNGALRRSDSQQAVKSPPLLDSPDASWEPMAKLSSKLTSVSLRGISHSSSANDVGANDFHGNYAFEGIGDEDL
- the ZNF513 gene encoding zinc finger protein 513 isoform X2 — its product is MPRRKQSHPQPVKGECAAGPGGGGGGPAGTRGARSAAADAEDGTEETARAAVVLPGDLLLGRGPASEKGPPADTLVGKIAIPAYALSDDDCSSGYQQLSVESDPEEGGEPGPAALPCRQCGLQLAASLGQSCLQCAGAEGSRSQRIVYSCQLCPFASHYSSHLKRHMKTHNGEKPFACPQCAYASAQLVNLTRHLRTHTGEKPYRCTGCSFACSSLGNLKRHERVHSQDKPFQCAACDYRCNQSRNLKRHMLSHRLPEGEGPHRRDKDPEPLLPELSLHVGSGSGPFLPGCARLRGEEAAALPELLFPFTCRMCGLVLDDGFAQDEGLAEQVCGRCSLAVLGTEPGASPRKGAGDKGFACSLCPFVTHYPNHLARHMKTHSGEKPFACPLCPYASAHLDNLKRHQRVHTGEKPYKCQLCDYACGNLANLKRHGRIHSGDKPFQCSLCSYSCNQSMNLKRHMLRHTGEKPFQCRDCSYTTGHWDNYKRHQKIHGHTAESWVNPRNAKALLAPPAVGTALP